A window from Hemicordylus capensis ecotype Gifberg chromosome 2, rHemCap1.1.pri, whole genome shotgun sequence encodes these proteins:
- the LOC128347365 gene encoding olfactory receptor 1K1-like, producing the protein MGSENHTIHPDFILLGLSSQPGQQKLLFVIFLVMYTVGLLGNFLIILLILWDAHLHTPMYFFVSQLSLVDVFFTSVTVPKMLANLVSESKTISYAGCLTQMYFFFAFGVTDSFLLASMAYDRYMAIRNPLHYAIMMSRSLCVGFVAGSWIVSHLHSLLHIILMTRLSFCASQEIPHFFCDHQPVLGLSCTDTSFIEMLIFTEGALVVLSPFVFIVTSYALILAMVLRLPSGSGWRKAFSTCGAHLTVVTLFYGTVTGVYFQPTARYSAEKGRVATVMYTTVIPMLNPFIYSLRNDDVKGALRRALCRKVGTQ; encoded by the coding sequence ATGGGCAGCGAAAACCATACCATCCACCCTGACTTCATTCTCCTGGGTTTGTCCTCCCAGCCTGGACAGCAGAAGCTCCTCTTTGTTATCTTCCTAGTCATGTATACTGTGGGTCTCCTAGGGAACTTCTTGATCATCCTGCTGATTCTTTGGGATGCCCATCTCCACACTCCCATGTATTTCTTTGTGAGTCAGCTTTCACTGGTGGATGTCTTCTTCACCTCAGTCACTGTGCCTAAGATGTTGGCCAACCTGGTGTCAGAGTCCAAGACCATCTCTTACGCTGGTTGCCTGACCCAGATGTACTTCTTCTTTGCCTTTGGGGTCACTGACAGCTTcctcctggcctccatggctTATGATCGCTACATGGCCATCCGTAACCCCCTGCACTATGCCATCATGATGAGCCGGAGCCTGTGTGTGGGGTTTGTGGCCGGTTCCTGGATTGTCTCCCACCTCCACTCCCTCTTGCACATTATCCTGATGACCCGCCTCTCTTTCTGTGCTTCCCAGGAGATCCCTCACTTCTTCTGTGACCACCAGCCTGTGCTGGGCTTGTCTTGCACTGACACTAGTTTCATCGAAATGCTGATCTTCACTGAAGGGGCATTAGTGGTGCTGAGTCCTTTTGTCTTCATTGTGACCTCCTATGCCCTCATCCTGGCCATGGTACTGAGGCTGCCCTCAGGTTCCGGGTGGCGCAAGGCTTTCTCAACCTGTGGGGCTCACCTGACTGTGGTCACCCTCTTTTACGGCACGGTCACCGGTGTCTACTTCCAGCCCACGGCTCGATACTCCGCTGAGAAGGGAAGGGTGGCCACAGTCATGTATACCACTGTCATTCCAATGCTCAATCCTTTTATATACAGCCTGAGGAATGATGATGTCAAAGGTGCATTGCGCAGAGCTCTGTGCAGGAAGGTGGGGACACAATGA
- the LOC128347364 gene encoding olfactory receptor 1B1-like isoform X2: MDCENGTDIVEFVLLGLSTQPEHQPLFFLIFLLMYLAGLLGNTMMIVLITLDSRLQTPMYFLLRSLSVVDMGFISVTVPQMLAHLISSSKTIPFYSCMAQFFFFYVFGVTDLLMVSVMALDRYVAICNPLHYVAVMNQKVCGNLVAGCWIVSTLHSMLHSGLLLRLSYQGNNHLSHFFCDHEPLLQLSCSDTSINETAIFFEGGLIILGPFVFIIVTYARIVAAVIKFSSSGRRKAFSTCGSHLTMVVLLYGAIIGVYFQPASSYSAQRGAVFAVMYTVITPMSNPYIYSLRNKDVKGALRHLLRKRVFSQ; the protein is encoded by the coding sequence ATGGACTGTGAGAATGGCACAGACATTGTTGAGTTTGTCCTTCTGGGTCTCTCCACTCAGCCGGAGCACCAGCCTCTCTTCTTCCTCATCTTTCTTCTGATGTATTTGGCAGGACTTCTGGGCAACACCATGATGATCGTTCTCATCACACTGGATTCCCGACTCCAGACTCCTATGTACTTTCTGCTACGTAGCCTGTCTGTGGTGGACATGGGCTTCATCTCAGTCACAGTGCCCCAGATGCTGGCTCACCTCATTTCTTCTTCCAAAACCATCCCTTTCTATTCCTGTATGGCTCagttcttctttttctatgtgtTTGGTGTCACCGACCTTCTCATGGTAAGCGTCATGGCCCTGGATCGCTATGTGGCCATTTGTAATCCACTCCACTATGTTGCAGTGATGAACCAGAAGGTTTGTGGAAACttggtggctggctgctggaTCGTTtccactctccactccatgcttCATTCTGGCCTCCTCTTACGTCTCAGTTACCAGGGGAACAACCACCTGTCCCACTTCTTCTGTGATCATGAGCCATTGCTACAGTTGTCCTGTTCAGACACTAGCATCAATGAAACAGCCATCTTCTTTGAGGGTGGACTCATCATTCTTGGGCCTTTTGTTTTCATCATTGTCACCTATGCCCGCATTGTGGCAGCTGTGATTAAGTTCTCTTCTTCAGGTCGTCGCAAAGCTTTCTCTACTTGTGGCTCCCATCTCACCATGGTGGTGCTCCTCTATGGGGCCATCATTGGTGTCTACTTCCAACCTGCATCCAGTTACTCAGCCCAGCGAGGGGCTGTTTTTGCTGTCATGTACACTGTCATTACCCCAATGTCCAACCCCTACATCTACAGCCTCAGGAATAAAGATGTAAAAGGAGCCCTTAGACATCTTTTGAGGAAAAGAGTCTTTTCTCAGTAG